In Sporichthya polymorpha DSM 43042, a genomic segment contains:
- a CDS encoding DUF433 domain-containing protein encodes MVVVTVFERITVEPGKMGGQPCIRGYRFTVAHLVRLVAAGQSFEQIHEDFPFLEADDVREALQYAAAASEVTMLPLQDSA; translated from the coding sequence CGCATCACGGTGGAGCCGGGGAAGATGGGCGGCCAGCCGTGCATTCGCGGTTACCGCTTCACCGTGGCGCATCTGGTCCGACTGGTAGCCGCGGGCCAGAGCTTCGAGCAGATCCACGAGGACTTCCCGTTCCTCGAAGCCGACGATGTCCGCGAGGCCCTGCAGTACGCAGCGGCCGCGTCTGAGGTGACGATGCTCCCGTTGCAGGACAGCGCTTGA